The DNA window cgcgagccacaactactgagcccacatgccacaactactgaagcctgtgcgcctagagcccgtgctccgcaacaagagaagccaccgccatgagaagcccacgcaccgcaacaaagcgtagcccccgctcaacacaactaaagaaagcccgcgagcagcaacaaaaacccaacgcagccaaaaaataaataaattaaaaaaaaaaaatggggctgcATCCTTCCCCCTTTATCTCTGATGCTCTATTACtatgttcattaatttattctttccatCAATTAGTCAGTCAGCATCTCTTGTGCATCTCTTCTGTCCCTGGCCCTATGTTGGACACTGAGACTCTTGGCAAAGGAATAATTCCCATCCTCGGTTCTCAAGACTCAGAGTTAGGCAGGGGAGGGAGTTAAGCAACCATTCAGTACTGAGTGTGGTAATGGCTGTGACAGAGGGAAGCACAAAAACTGTGGGGATGTCAGAGAAGGTGACATATCCTCATTTgtaagtcttcctggaggaggtggcgggAGCTGAGTTTTTCAGATGGGGGTGGGcgtggagagaggaggaagagcattccaggcagaagaaccTGCCTTTGTAAGGGTccaaaagagaatgagagaaagtagCTGCCTGGGGCcggaggggaggggacacaggagATGACCTTATTTGTATTTTCCACCTATGTAACTTctgggaaaacaagaaaaaactccaCTTTTTAAAGCTTGGAAAATCCCCAGGGTGGAGTCTTTGAACAGGGATGAAAAGAAGTGATTTTTGACCACAGTAAAGCCCTGGAATGAATGATTCTTCCCCTAGTAGGCTGCCCCATTGGTCCTTGGTCCCATCACGAAATCCACGCTCACAGTTGCATTCAGCGGCTGGTCCTAAGGCTGTTGGATCCATCTAAAAATAGGAAGGCCTGGAGCCTAAGGCCAAGCAGATGACAGAAGAGCAGGCCAGGCAGGCCTGGGAGGAGTGTAAACATCCCCACCTCATAGGAAACACACTCATTACATTGTGAGCAGAAGCGGTTAATGATGCACCCTGGAGAAAATATGCAGTTATTGCCCCCAAACATGCCAAAGCCCTCCTAATGACTGCACGCCTGCTCCAAAGCAGAAACTGTTCCAGATGCTGCTTCTGGTCTCTGGGAGagcccttccttcttcctgcctgagGTTCCAGACTTTTCCTTGGATTCTAGTCCTTAGGGAGACATATGAtgggctggggtgggctggggtggggaaagTGATTGCCCTCCTGGGCCTCAGAGGGGCAGTCTAGGGGATCTCTGCCTTACAGACTGCTGTGGAGGctgtgcctgcctgcctgcctggtgTGGTGGGGGAAGAAGGGTGCCAGGCGGGAAGCTGGGAGCCAACGCTCTAGGTGACGGTGGGGTGAGGGAGGTGAGCTCTAAACTTGAGTATTTTCAGCTTCTGCATCTATAATGAGTAATGAGTCTATAGGGAAGCAGTAATTTGCAAACTTCAAGCCCCAAACACACTCGGCGATGGCTGCCACTGGACGAGCCCTGGGCTTGAAACTACCTCCTGGCTGGGTGACTCTGGGCAGCTGCCCCACCTCTGTGAACCTCCAtaccctcatctgtaaactggggatggttttggaaattaacatttttttctcttgttaaagaACTCATGCATgcttattctctattttttaaatatgtaatcaaCCTGTCTTTGTGATAcattcatatgatttcaattcaaGAGATGCaaatgggggaattccctggtggtccagtggttaggactctgcgctttcactgctgagggcctgggttcaatccctggtaatGCCTTCCTCTCACTCCTGTTTTATAACCACACCATTTTTCTTCTACCTTGGCAACTGCTATTGGTTTCTGGTGTATcaaatgtataaattttaaaaacttttaaatgaggTATTAGCACATAACACGGCAAAGTGCATACATCTCAAGAGCAAAACTTGGTGAATaatgtttatagttttaattcctaaaaaaaaagaaagaaagaaagaaaaatgacccCAATCTATCACCTAGAGATAAAACTGTTGATATTGTGGTGTACTTTCTTCCCATtctttttctatgtatgtatacataaacaTTGATACCATACTGTGTGACTTTTGTATGCTGTTTTTTATATCTAAcattatatcaaaaatatttcctcATGTCATTAAAAAGTCCTCAAAAATGTTCTACTTTCAACGTTTGCCCAATGTTTCAAGGAACAGAGCAAACCTCCTGCAGGACATTAGGTTCAATTTTTCCCCTATTATAAATTACACAGTGATGACCATCCCTGTATGAACATGCATCGTGAGCACATCCCTCAAGGTGAATTCCTAGCAGGGGAATTACTGAATCAAATAATAAGAACTAAGTATTAGAACTCAGGATAAaatggaggggggcggggagtggtCAGGTCTGGCTCACAGAGCTGCTGTGTTAGGGATGTTCTGTAAGGCTCTGGCCTAGTGCTGGACACAGACACAGGGTTCCAGGAGTGTGAGCTAAGGGGTCCCAGAGCGAGGACAGGTCAGtgcctgctcctccccctcccccggggcCCTGCCCTCTAGGGCCTCCCTCCCTGGAGCCCTCTGACAGCCACAAAGGAGAGTCTCGGTCTTGTCtgagctttattattttaatcactgGTGCTTTGCCAAGTGGTGGGCTGGTGAATGTTGAACAGCTGGATTAGGGGGAGGGGCACGGAGTAGAGGGGAGTAGcttctgatttgtagcatttgtcaATTTCTGGTGTAAACCCTCCCACCGTGactgatttcaaactaccaaCATGTCACTGAAAGCAGTGCTGGGAGGAGATGCGCTAATCTCACCAGCTGGTGGGAGCCAGCTCCAGCACTCCAGTTCTAGTCTTTCTACCTGCCCGGCTCCCACTTTTCCCTCTTCTTAACCCTTCCTCATTCATCCCCCACGCTGAGGCTCATCCAAGGTGATAGAGAAGGAAGATTCTGTGGGACGTGAATGTGGCTAGAGAGCAAGAACACCATCTCCCAGGTCTCtaaaggaaaaactgaggctcagggaggtcgAGATGATCGCCCCAGCTCACCCAGCCAGGTGATCCTTCACAGGGTGTTCTCCTCTGGCCCCTGCTTGGGGGCACTTCTCAATGAGAGCCTGTGCCTGCTACTGTGGGAATACGCTGGCTCTTCTAAccactcctcttcctctctggtgACTCCAGTGCCTGGATCCACAAGAGGTTGGGTCCCAGgccttgccttcaaggagctgaGAGCCAGGTAGGGAGGCAGACACCCGAGGCAGAGAGGCGAGTGCTCTATAGAAGCTGCCCTGTTCAGTGGACTCCAGGCTGGGCTTCCAGCCTCCTCGCTTCTCTCTTTATAACAGACTttgtcccttcctccttcttaaGGGAACCTGTTTTATTTCAGTATCCACTCTCTAACACACAGCAACCCACTTCATGTGAAAGTGACCCATTCCCACTTCTGGGAGTAGGTAGGTTCTGATTAGTCAAACCTGTAATTCATTCCTCCTTGCCAGTGATTGGTTTAGGAGTGGGGAAGTGATCCAACTCTGGCCAATGAGAGCTGAGGAGACattggagtggggggaggggagctttCCTCTCCTAAGAAATAGGCAGAGAAAGAGACAACCTCTTTTCTTCTGGATACTTGGAACTCAGTGTTGTAGTTCTGGGTGCTGTAATTATCTGTCGCCAGCCTGAAGATGAAGCCAACCCATGAGGGACCACAGAGCCAAGAGAATCACAGAAAAGGGGAGCCAGAGCCCTAACTGTATCCTGCCTCTGACCTTCTTGTTAGGGAGAAAACACATTTCCCTACAGCCTAAATCACTTTGAGTTGAGATTTTCTGTACTTGAAGCCCAAAACATCCTAAATGATAAAACCCTTCTGGTCCATCATCCACATTGCAAATGCAGTGATTACTAGACAACAGCAATCTTATCACATCATTTCCTGATTCCAGTCCTCCCATGGCTTCTTTGAGGAGTTAGGATAAAGTCTTTGTTCAGTGTCTCCTCTCCCTGACAGAGAATGTCAGCCCCTCGGGATAGGACCGTGGTTCTCCATCACTGGCTCcctggtgcccagcacagagtcAGCCACAGGCAGGTACTAGTAAATACCGTTGAATAAGTGCAGAGAAGGAGAAGTTGGGGGACAGAGTCCTAGGCTCCATTTCTGGCTTTGCACTGACTTGCTTTGAGACTTTAGGCAAGTCTCTCCCCTTCCTGGACCTCAATATCCAAAACTGTGAAGAAGGTATATTGGACTAAAGTGGTAGTTTAAGAATGGGgattaagggacttccctagtggcgcagtggttaagaatccgcctgccaatgcaggggacacaggttcgagccctggtcccagaagatcccagatgccgaggagcaactaagcccctgcgccacaactactgaagctggtgcgcctagagcccgtgctccgcaacaagagaagccaccgcaacgaagagcagcccccgctcgccgcagctggagaaaagtccgcgtgcagcaacaaagaaccagtgcagcccaaaaaaaaaaaaaaaaatgactttaaaaatggtccacatcaaaaaaatcttaaaaaaaaaaaagaatggggattAAAAAATacctctcagggcttccctggtggcgcagtggttgagaacctgcctgccaatgcaggggacatgggttcgagccctggtctgggaagatcccacatgccgcggagcagctgggcccgtgagccacagctgctgagcctgcgcgtctggagcctgtgttccgcaacaagagaggccgcgatagtgagaggcccgcgcaccgcgatgaagagtggcccccacttgccgcaactagagaaagccctcgcacagaaacgaagacccaacaccgccaaaaataaataaataaataattaaaaaaaaaaaaaacctctcagctACTCCATGAGATAGTAGTTGTGCTTCTAGTATCCACCGATGgattaaacattaaaatgacCACAAAGCTTTTCACTGTGGGTATTTCTCAGTCACAGCAGCTTCGACATCCATTTGCAAAGCATTCATACCTATGTGTGAGATACATTGTGCGTCCTCTTTACAGACAGCACGGGGTGCCACGTGGTTTCCAGATGCCTTGTTTTAGCTAAAGGGCCTGTAGGTTGGGAATCAGTGGCCCAGGTCCTCTCAGAGTTCTCCAGGCCCTGGGTTTATGTGTCTAACATGGACCACAGGAGCTGTGCAActtgctcaggatcacacagcGAATGCGCGGTGGATTCTAACTCACTCGACTCCCTTGGCTCAGCCGGCCTGGCTGACAGCACCGCTCCCCCTCAGCTACCCTGGAAATGAGAAGCAGGGAGGCCCGAGAGCCCTGAGATTGCCTAGGGTGCAGGTGAGGTGGATGGCAGAACGCTGACAGTCCCAAATGACATGGAACATGCTTCAGATGCCAGGTGTGTGGTTTAGGAGCAGCTGGAATTACACGCTCAGGGCTGCACCAACATTGTCTGCGTCTGAGCCTGAACCGAGTCTGGACCTCGCAGAGGCAAGGACTGCGTTGGGGGTCTCGGTCCAGGGCCACGGAGCTGAGCAGAGAGGCAGCAAGGGCAGGAGGCAGATTCCTAGCTGGAAATCAGGCACAGGGATCTTTTCCCTTTCCAGACACTTGTGGTCATTTGTTCGTTTgttcgttcgttcattcattcattcattcattcagcaaggtAGTCAGTCAGTCACTCAACAATGCTCACTGAGCAGTGCAGCTCTGCAGCCTGGCACAGGGTCCAGGGATgaagtgggcacagaggaaagCAAATGCAGAGCACGTGCTTAAGGCTCAGTCAAGCCAGAGGCGCGGGTGGGCCTTTTACCTGCCgaaggagaaatggggaaatgttttCCGGAGGAAAAAATGATTATCTTCTGTGAATGGTTCTCAAAGGACAAGGAGGAGTCCACCAGGCAGGTTAGGTGGAATCTTTCAGAGGGAAAGATGGGCCTTACCGTTAATTAAAGTCTTAGGAGATGGAGGGCCTGGCTGGAAAAGTAAACGAGACTGCCTTTGTATCCAAAGCCGGCAAAGCGGGTTTGCTCACTTCAATTAGCAAAGGCTCCGAGTGGGAGAGGACCTCGCACTTTGCTGAAAGTGCCTCTGTAGAgaacgtgtgtgtgtgctgaGGGGGAAACAGGGTGCAGGGGGACGGGGGAGAAAGGAGGCGGTGGGGCCTTGGGTGGGTCAGCTCGTGTGGCCCCTGCCAGCCGTGTTAAGGATTCAGCTGACTTCTGAGCTGATGGGGAGCCACTGCACGTGTTTAACCGATGAGGCATTGCTCCAGCTGCTGAGGAGAGAAGGAATCGGAGTGGGAGGTAGGGGTCCCAGCCAGGAGGCTACCGCAGTCGGCAGTGAGAGAACTGACACTGGCCTGAACAAGGACTGAGACAGAGGGTTGAGAGAAGAGACAACAACTGAGAGAAACTTCTGAGAACCAACAGGTCTTGGTGAGTGGAGGTggtcagagagggagagaaaggaggagagggtgaTGGCCAGTTCCTGGATGTGTGACAAAGTTGAGGTTTAAGGTACCATCTGAGATGGATGCTGGAggccctctctctgccctggtcTGAAGTGAATGGGTGTGAAGGGTCTGATGCTTTCGCAGAAGCAGAGCCTCGGTTCACATGGCATCGTATGCTCAGCCTCCCATCTGGTCTCTTAGCCTCCAGCCTCTTCGCTCTCCAGTCTCTCTGCTGTCACACTGATCTAAACAAGGAATCTGATCTTGTCACTCCCCTGCTGAAAAGTTTTCAAAGGCTTCCTGTTGTCTCTAGAAAGAAGTAATCTTCTAAGCCTGGCAAATAAGTCATCTACAATCTGATTCCATCTACCTTCTTTGTTTCAGTCCCCTGACACTCTACGCTAGCCACAGTGAACTATAATAgtaacaagaaaaacaacaacagctaCAATAGCTCCACACAGTTTTGATGTGTTCCAGGCAGTGTCCTAAGAACTTTGCACATATTAGCTCATCTAATTTTTAGTAGAAAAACACTGAAAGTCTTGCACTTCCCAGAATGGACTATATCCTCTTGCCTTTAGACCTTTGCACCTGAGGTTTTCTTGTCCTGGTAGCCAGCCATCCTTCCAGCCATCTGATTCACATTTATCTGCCATCaacttgtgccaggcactatactaagTGCTAGGGATCCAAATATGAGTGAGACATGGTACCTGCCCTCAAAGTGTACAGAGTCTAGTGTGGGAGACAGACACATGGAGAGTCAGTGAGGTAAGTGCAGTGATGAGATGGGATGGGGCACAGAGAATGAGCCCTCATCCATCTTGGGCCTgctcgccccccacccctgcagctgGAGTTCTAccctctccaggaagccttctggcTTTGCCAGGCTGGGTGGGCTCCCTTTTCTGTGCCCCTGCAGTCCCTTCTCTGCCCGCATCACACACTGACCACACAGTGAAGGGAGAGGACAGTCTGATTCATCACTGACTCAGGACCCAGGGCAGCCTGGACACAGATCCTCGgggtttgctgaatgaatggaagtGCTTGAGGTATGAAGAGGCACCAAGAGGGGCATCCTCCTCCTGGGTTCTTCTCTGATGCTCTCTCCAGAGTCAGGCCTGCCTTTGTTCCCTTTCCCGAGGCTGGCGCAGGCCCCCCAGCCCAGAGAGCACTGCAGCGGTCAGGCTCTGCGGGTAAGGATGGGGCTGGTGCTGGTGCTTTCATCTCTAGTTCAGGAGAAGCCTGGTTAGAAAAGGCCACACCAGAATGGGCACCCAATATGCCCCCTCGCCAGGCTGCAGCTGTCTGCCCCAggcttcctcctctttttttttttttatttaatatttatttatttttttagctgcgtcaggtcttagttgctgctcGCAGGATCATtcgttgtggcgcaagggctctTCGttggggcacgcgggcttctctctagttgtggtgcgtgggctcagtagttacagcgcgcggcctctagagcacatgtgcttagctgccccacggcatgtgggatcttagttccccgacgaggggtCGAACCTGCGTCCCGTGCATTGaaaggcaggttcttaaccactggaccaccagggaagtccctgccccagGCTTCTGAGGAAGGACCACCATCTTGGacagctctggtctgggaagagagaggaggtcCTGCAGCAGCCCTTGGGATCCCTGGGTGGCAGGGCTTGAGGTGAGGGTGTCTCTGAGAGTTCCTTGAGTTCCTGAGCCCCTTCTGCAGCCTCTGGGCTATGGGTTCTGTGGCTGCTATGATGGACGGCTTTAGGAATAAATGGCTCTAGAGTGCTCAGACTAGGGGTATTTGAGAAATTTTCTAGGAAGCCTTATGGGGTCTGGTGACAGCTCAGGCTGGTCCCTTGAACCCTCATTGGGTTAACATAGTTCTTTCTCTCCAGAGCTCTGGAGAGGCAGTCAGGGGGCCCTCCTAGAGTGGCTGTGAATCTTGGGACAAGGACCTGAAATGACTTTCAGCCTCAGCCCTCTCTCCCAGGCGGAGTGGCTGGGAAGCTCAGTCCCCCACCCTCTGCTCCTTGCCTCGAAGCCCATCTTGGCTCATGGTGCCTCTgtagaggtggggctgggggcagggagcctTGGGGGCTGATGCTAACAGCTTTGGACAGGGTGGGAATTTCCACTCCTATCTAGGGAGCCATCAACACTGCGTGCCCTGACCTGGGCCTTTGGCCTCCAAAGGGCAGTGGGAAGGCCGGCCCCAGGGCCAATCCCTGGCCATTAATCCCTCCTGCCAGCCTGAATATCCACCCAACGTGGTCAGACAAaggcctgcccagcccagccactGTGTTCCTCCCGCCCCAGGGGCTCCACTCAGACGCTGGGCCGCCTGGAATCCAGGCCCATGAGAAAGGGGCCGCCTTCACTGGCCATCTTATGCCCGGATGCTCAGCCGCATCCCGTCCGGCCCAGGGCCTGTGAAAAGAGGGCCCAGCCACGCTGAAAACAAGGATTAGCCCTTGGGCCACTCCCTGACACCGGCCTGCTTGGCTCCGGGAAGCAGGCCCAATGGAGGGGGCCAGGCAGACACAGAGAACTGGAAAAGTCTGGGTTCTCACCCCTTtggcccagctccctgcccccgcCCTTCCCAAGAGTAGCACAGCCAACCACACATTcagtatcatttattgaacatataCTATGTCCCAGTCTCTACACATGGACTGGAAAATTGAAAGTATAAGAAAATTGCAGTCTGCCAGGGGAGGTAATAAGAGCCATTCTCCACAACCCGCCCCCTACCCCAGGAGGCTGTGGGAGAGGCATCTGGAGGGGAGCTTCAGCCCTAAGGGAAGGTGAGAAAGATGGTGGCTCTGGTTCTGTGCCTGAGTCTAGCTGCAGGGTTCTGCTACACCTGGTTGAAAATATGCAGGCTCTGAAATCACTTctctggctctgcctctctccttcccttcctggttTAATACCAGACATGCCAGGTGTGTAGTAGAAAGGAAATCTCCTATTACCAGGTGCCAATGTGGGCCAGGCACTTtcatacatgatctcatttgaaCCTCATAACAACGCTGAGAGGGTCCATTACTGTTCCTCTttggcaggtgaggaaactgtggctcaaATGAACAATCGGCAGCCCAGGTCACTCGGCTCTTGGAGCCAGGTTccctgctgctgccgctgcttgTCTTGCCTTCCTCTTTGGTCAGCTGTTCATTGCAACTGTACCATCTTATGCTCCTAAGGCCTGTGTCAGGCAGTAGGATGCAAGGTGGAGAGGGTACTGAGGTCAGGTCTGTTTGTGTATAAACCAGGCTGACTCTTCACTGCTGTGAGTGTGGCGCGGGGGAGGGGTTGTCTCTAGAGCTCCGAGTGtcatcttctccttcctctctgcttctacagccccctctgcctgcctctctccgAGTTGTAATTGTTTGTGTGTCCATCTCTCCATCAGATTGTGAGTCTCTTCACCTCTGTCTCCCCTGAGCACTGGCAAAGGGCCTAGCACAGAAGTGCTCGATGAATGATGTGGGCTAATGAGGCCAAGAGAACCGAAGGAAGGACGGATTTGGATTCATGTGGAATTGACAGCACTTGCAGATTGCAGTGATGGGGGAGGTAAGAGCCCGAGATGGTGTCCATATTTCTGATCTGGGTGGTGAGGGGCAAGGGGTCCACTGGCTGAGATTTGAaatgcagggaggggaggaggatggggtcGGGGGTGCATGAGGCTGAGCGTCATGTCCAATGCACACTTGGACATGCTGACCTGGAGGTCAGCAGAGAGGCTAGGCATCAACTTTGCAGCTGAAGTCGTGAGAGCTGGAAGGCCTCCAGAGTAAATTACTTCTACAGTCTCGGCTTTACGCTACGGTGTTCCTAGTCTTGGTGCCAGTGCACTGAACTCTGGGATTAATCCCACTtgccacctactagctgtgtcAGGTTAgacaagtctcttaacctctcaaagccttagtttccttatctgcaaaataggggtattaatagtacctacctttCAAGGTGTTCACGTTTAAGTGAGCTAAAGTGCATAAGTGTTTACCACAAACACAATGCTCTGTAATGGTGGCTGGTATATTATCAGCTGAGATTGGAGCTGGGAGAGCGGAGTCCTGGAGCTTCAAGTTTGGAATTTGAAGTCCTAGGCCCTCTGGCTGCTATAGCTAGCTTTGATCATCTGTACCCAGGGGCACTCCACATCAGGGTCAGAACTGGTCGGCTCTCAAATGCCAACCCTGCACTTGCACCACCCCAAGAGTGAGAGGCCCCTTAAATCTGGGCCACTTCAGTTGCCTTACCTACTCCCAGCCCTGTTCCCTTGAACTTGCCTATCTCTAAGACAGACAAGTCTCTTTAAGACAAGGCTCTTTCATCCTTTAGTTCCCTCCAAGCCAGGTCTGGCTTTCCtgtcactttggaaaagtttcCTGAAATAGGCTCAGGGTTGCATCTCTTCTGAACCATGTGGTGGGTGGTGGTATTTCCTAGAGCCAGGTTTTAATAAAGACTAAGACCACCCCGCCTTCCCCAGTGAGATGCGAGTCTGGCATTTCTGGGACAGTAAGCAGCTCCCTCAGACCTCCAGTCTGTGGAAGCACTTGGGGGTCACTCTCTGACCCAGTAACTGCTCCTTGGAACTCTGCGCTGTGCAGGCTGTGTTTTGTGCATCTTCCCAGTGTGCATGACATGAGTGTGTGAAAAAGGGAGCCCTTTTTCTAGAAGAGAAGATGCATGGAGAAGAGGCAGCCAGAAGGCAATTCCAAGTTATAGATTTTCTAGGGGGCTCTTGATTTAAAGTAGTCAGTCCTCCAGTTCCCAAATCTGCTAGCTGGACCACTTTTCAcgattttgttttttcaaaggaTGCTGGCCTGGATGGGACAAGATTGTGGGGGAGGTAGCAGAGAGCGGAGATGCTGACCCTGGAGCCAGGAAACATCCTCCCCTGAGACACGCCGGCCTCctgctctccccttcccccaccgtACCTTTCTCCATTGCCTAATGTCCCAGGGTGGGCCTGGCACCTCCCCGACCAGCACAGTATCAGGATGCTGAGGGCTAGCAAGGAGGCCCTGTGCGGCTCTCATCTCTGCCCCAGCTGGGGTTGGAAGGACCGGGAGGGGACtaggagagaaggatggaggggACAGGAGTTGGCTGGGAGAAGCATAATGGGGAGGGGGCCCAGAGAGTGCTCTGAATGGGTGGATTTGTGACTGGCATTGAGCCAAAGGGGTGGAGGTTGAGGGAGGAGCGGAAAGGGAAGGGGGCTGACGGAATCTGGTGGGATGGGGCCAGGGCCAGGGACTGACCCCATGGAGATGAGGAAGGGATGAGGCTGGGTCTGGGACTGACTGACCCAAAGGGACGAGACCAAGGGAGGGGTGAaatgttgggggtggggatggggatggggatgggggagaattGTCAGCATCCTAAGAGGATTGGGAAGGCAAATTAGAGGGGAGGCGCTGGCCAGCGGAGAAGGTCCGAGCCCTCTCGCCCCTGGTTTGGGGCACAGGGGGAGGGGGCCGTGTCCATATAAGGCGGGCCAGCGGCCCCAGTTCTCTCCGAGAGCTCGGGCAGCCCGCCACATTCTCATGCCTGGGCGCAGCGACATGGAGCCGCCGGCCGCTTTCTCGGGCTTCCCGGCCCCGCCCTCGGTCGCGCCGTCGGGGCCGCCGCCGTCGCCGCTTGCCGGAGCCGAGCCCGGGCCGGAGCCCGAGGAGGGGGCCGCGGGCCGCGGGGAGCCGGAACCTGCGCCGGCGCCGGGCCCGGGccgccggcggcggcggccctTGCAGCGCGGGAAGCCGCCCTACTCGTACATCGCGCTCATCGCCATGGCGCTGGCTCACGCCCCCGGCCGCCGCCTCACGCTGGCCGCCATCTACCGTTTCATCACCGAGCGCTTCGCCTTCTACCGCGACAGCCCGCGCAAGTGGCAGAACAGCATCCGCCACAACCTCACGCTCAACGACTGCTTCGTCAAGGTGCCCCGCGAGCCGGGCAACCCGGGCAAGGGCAACTACTGGACGCTCGACCCGGCGGCCGCCGACATGTTCGACAACGGCAGCTTCCTGCGGCGCCGCAAGCGCTTCAAGCGCGCCGAGCTGCCGGCGCTCCCTGCCGCgccgcccgcgcccgccgccGGCCCGCCGCCCTTCCCCTACGCGCCCTACGCGCCCGGCCCCGCGCTGCTCGCGCCGCCTCCTCCCGCCGCTCCGGGCTCCACGCCGCCCGCGCGCCTCTTCAGCGT is part of the Balaenoptera musculus isolate JJ_BM4_2016_0621 chromosome 1, mBalMus1.pri.v3, whole genome shotgun sequence genome and encodes:
- the FOXE3 gene encoding forkhead box protein E3: MPGRSDMEPPAAFSGFPAPPSVAPSGPPPSPLAGAEPGPEPEEGAAGRGEPEPAPAPGPGRRRRRPLQRGKPPYSYIALIAMALAHAPGRRLTLAAIYRFITERFAFYRDSPRKWQNSIRHNLTLNDCFVKVPREPGNPGKGNYWTLDPAAADMFDNGSFLRRRKRFKRAELPALPAAPPAPAAGPPPFPYAPYAPGPALLAPPPPAAPGSTPPARLFSVDSLVSLPPELAGLGAPEPPCCAAPDAAFPPCAAAASPPLYSPPPERLGLPATRPGPGPLPVEPLLALAGPAAALGPLGPGEAYLRPPGYAPGLERYL